From Rutidosis leptorrhynchoides isolate AG116_Rl617_1_P2 chromosome 3, CSIRO_AGI_Rlap_v1, whole genome shotgun sequence, a single genomic window includes:
- the LOC139896114 gene encoding replication factor C subunit 3, with translation MLWVDKYRPKTLDKVIVHEDVAQNLKKLVTEQDCPHLLFYGPPGSGKKTLIMALLRQMFGASAEKVRVENKNWKVDAGSRTIELELTTLSSTHHVELNPSDAGFQDRYIVQEIIKEMAKNRPIDTKGKKGFKVLVLNEVDKLSREAQHSLRRTMEKYSASCRLILCCDSSSKVTEAVRSRCLNVRINAPKEDQIVKVLEFIGKKEGLLLPPGFAARIAEKSGRSLRRAILSLETCRVQHYPFTSNQVIPPMDWEEYVREIASDIMKEQSPKRLFQVRGKLYDLLVNCIPPEVILKRLLLELLKKLDAELKLEVCHWAAYYEHRMRLGQKAIFHIEAFVAKFMSIYKGFLIATFG, from the exons ATGCTTTGGGTGGACAAATACAGACCAAAAACCCTAGACAAGGTTATCGTGCACGAGGATGTTGCTCAAAATCTCAAGAAATTG GTTACTGAGCAAGATTGCCCTCATTTACTATTCTACGGGCCACCTGGTTCCGGCAAGAAAACCCTAATCATGGCACTTCTTAGACAGATGTTTGGAGCTAGTGCTGAAAAG GTGAGAGTGGAGAACAAAAACTGGAAAGTAGAT GCTGGAAGTAGGACTATCGAACTGGAACTAACAACTTTATCGAGTACCCACCATGTGGAACTGAACCCTAGCGATGCTGGTTTTCAAGATCGGTACATCGTTCAAGAAATCATAAAAGAGATGGCTAAGAACAGACCAATTGACACCAAAGGAAAAAAGGGTTTCAAAG TATTGGTGCTCAATGAGGTTGATAAATTATCAAGAGAAGCACAACATTCTTTACGAAGAACCATGGAGAAATACAGTGCCTCGTGTCGCTTGATATTATGTTGTGACAGCTCATCAAAAGTCACTGAAGCAGTGCGATCTCGTTGCCTTAATGTGAGGATAAATGCACCAAAAGAAGACCAG attgttaaggtttTGGAATTTATTGGAAAGAAGGAAGGGTTACTACTTCCGCCTGGTTTTGCTGCTCGAATAGCTGAAAAATCAGGTCGAAGTTTAAGGAGGGCAATTTTGTCATTGGAGACTTGTCGTGTTCAACA CTATCCATTTACGAGTAATCAAGTGATTCCCCCAATGGACTGGGAAGAATATGTACGTGAGATAGCGTCTGACATCATGAAAGAGCAGAGCCCTAAAAG GTTGTTCCAGGTTCGAGGAAAGTTGTATGATTTACTTGTCAATTGTATCCCTCCTGAAGTTATATTGAAG AGGCTGCTGCTTGAATTGTTGAAGAAATTAGACGCTGAATTGAAGCTTGAGGTCTGTCATTGGGCCGCATATTAT GAACATAGGATGCGTCTTGGACAGAAAGCCATTTTTCACATTGAAG CATTTGTAGCCAAGTTCATGAGCATTTACAAAGGCTTTCTAATCGCGACCTTTGGTTGA
- the LOC139896113 gene encoding probable polyribonucleotide nucleotidyltransferase 1, chloroplastic, which produces MLASSSVHGRPCSHFTHSITINNNNNITYSKPCTSHSPLTKPSICPFILSRRVTSNRFKIRALIRDSDADVTSSAPFFPNRHTVKIPVGDRHITVETGQIGRQASGAVVVRDGETIIYTTVCMSDVPSEPSDFFPMSVNYQERFSAAGRTSGGFFKREGRTKDHEVLICRLIDRPLRPTMLKGFYHETQILSWVLSYDGLHPPDSLAVTAAGIAVALSEVPSTNTIAGVRIGLIGDKFVVNPTTIEMEESKLDLLMAGSESGILMIEGYCDFLPEEKLLQAIEIGQDAVRAICKEVDNLVKICGKPKMLDSIKLPPPELYKHVEEIAGEELVKVLQLKSKVPRRKALSLLEDKVLSILTEEGYVSKSETPVGVEITPDMLEDEDEEEEFVVDGEYDEGDVHIKPVYKKPVPMFYSEVDVKLVFKTVSSKYLRQRIVEGGKRSDGRTPEEIRPIDSECGLLPRAHGSALFTRGETQALAVVTLGDKQMAQRIDILAGVEDVKRFYLQYSFPPSCVGEAGRMGAPSRREIGHGTLAERALEPVLPSEEDFPYTIRVESTITESNGSSSMASVCGGCLALQDAGVPLKSYIAGIAMGLVVDTKEFGGDGTPLILSDITGSEDASGDMDFKVAGNDDGVTAFQMDIKVTGITLSTMKHALMQAKEGRKRILAEMLKCSPPPSKKLSRHAPLILVMKVKSEKVNLIIGSGGKKVKSIIEETGVDSIDTQDTGIVKITAKDWASLEKAKAIISNLTMVPVVGDVYRNCKITSIVPYGAFVEIVPGREGLCHISELSPDWLSKPDDAFKVGDVVDVKLIEINEKGQLRLSRKALLPVPDQGTDNKSNESQGTEGLTSQKYTDKSKPRRSSSTPKVDADKSSEATFTKRYVGSRKNDPKTSSSPPDTVASGDNGGARVNGESQV; this is translated from the exons ATGCTCGCAAGCAGTAGCGTCCATGGCAGACCTTGTTCTCATTTCACTCAttcaataacaatcaataataataataacattacttacagTAAACCCTGTACCTCTCACTCTCCTCTTACGAAGCCTTCTATCTGTCCTTTCATTCTATCCAGAAGAGTTACCTCAAATCGGTTCAAAATACGAGCCCTAATTCGTGACTCAGATGCTGACGTCACTTCATCAGCTCCGTTTTTCCCTAACCGGCATACGGTTAAAATTCCCGTCGGTGATAGACAC ATAACAGTTGAGACTGGTCAAATAGGACGACAAGCTAGTGGTGCTGTAGTTGTAAGAGATGGAGAAACT attatatatacAACTGTTTGTATGTCTGATGTTCCAAGTGAGCCTTCTGATTTTTTCCCTATGTCTGTAAATTATCAAGAGCGTTTTTCAGCAGCTGGTCGAACTAG TGGAGGGTTTTTTAAGAGGGAGGGAAGAACAAAAGACCATGAG GTACTTATCTGTAGACTAATTGATAGGCCATTGAGGCCAACAATGCTTAAGGGCTTCTACCATGAAACTCAAATACTATCTTGG GTTTTGAGCTATGATGGTTTGCACCCACCAGATTCTTTGGCTGTAACTGCAGCTGGAATTGCAGT AGCTCTGTCAGAAGTGCCGAGTACGAACACTATAGCAGGAGTTCGAATTGGTTTAATTGGTGATAAGTTTGTTGTAAATCCAACAACCATCGAAATGGAAGAATCAAAACTCGATTTATTAATGGCGGGCTCAGAAAGTGGAATATTGATGATAGAG GGTTATTGTGACTTTCTTCCTGAAGAGAAATTGCTCCAAGCGATAGAAATTGGACAG GATGCTGTACGAGCCATATGCAAAGAAGTGGACAACTTGGTAAAGATATGTGGGAAACCCAAAATGCTTGATTCTATCAAGTTACCTCCACCTGAGCTGTATAAGCATGTCGAA GAAATTGCTGGTGAGGAGTTAGTCAAGGTACTACAGCTCAAAAGCAAAGTACCAAGAAGAAAAGCCCTCTCGTTGTTAGAGGATAAAGTTCTGAGTATACTTACTGAGGAGGGTTATGTCAGCAAAAGTGAAACTCCCGTTGGCGTCGAAATAACTCCAGACATGTTGGAGGATGAAGATGAAGAGGAGGAATTTGTTGTTGATGGTGAATATGATGAAGGCGATGTTCACATAAAACCAGTTTACAAAAAACCGGTTCCTATG TTTTACTCTGAGGTGGATGTGAAATTGGTTTTCAAAACCGTTTCATCTAAATACCTGCGACAACGAATAGTTGAG GGAGGAAAAAGAAGTGACGGCAGAACTCCAGAGGAGATACGCCCGATTGACTCGGAATGTGGATTACTTCCTAGAGCACATGGTAGTGCTCTTTTCACACGTGGGGAAACACAG GCGTTGGCAGTGGTTACTCTTGGGGATAAACAGATGGCACAAAGAATAGACATCCTTGCTGGTGTGGAAGATGTGAAAAGGTTCTATCTTCAG TATTCATTTCCACCATCTTGTGTTGGAGAAGCTGGACGAATGGGAGCACCAAGTAGAAGAGAAATTGGCCATGGCACACTTGCTGAACGAGCCCTTGAACCTGTATTACCTTCTGAAGAAGATTTTCCATATACTATACGTGTTGAGAGTACCATAACAGAAAGTAATGGATCATCAAG CATGGCGTCTGTTTGTGGAGGATGCCTTGCGTTACAAGATGCTGGAGTACCATTGAAGAGTTATATTGCGGGTATTGCAATGGGGTTGGTTGTGGACACAAAGGAATTTGGTGGAGATGGAACACCACTTATTTTATCTGACATTACTGGCTCTGAGGATGCTTCTGGTGATATGGATTTTAAG GTTGCTGGGAATGATGATGGAGTAACTGCGTTCCAAATGGATATAAAG GTAACTGGAATTACTTTGTCAACAATGAAGCACGCTTTAATGCAAGCAAAGGAAGGCCGAAAGCGTATTCTTG CTGAAATGTTGAAATGCTCACCTCCCCCGTCAAAGAAACTTTCCAGGCATGCTCCACTTATTCTTGTTATGAAG GTTAAATCTGAGAAAGTCAACCTGATTATTGGTTCTGGGGGTAAGAAGGTCAAGAGTATAATTGAAGAGACTGGTGTGGACTCTATTGACACACAAGACACCGGAATA GTCAAAATAACTGCAAAAGATTGGGCAAGTTTAGAAAAGGCTAAagctattattagtaatttgacaaTGGTTCCAGTTGTTGGTGATGTATATAG GAACTGTAAAATCACATCTATTGTACCTTATGGAGCTTTCGTTGAGATAGTTCCAGGCCGAGAG GGACTTTGTCACATTAGTGAGTTGAGTCCAGATTGGCTGTCAAAACCAGACGAT GCTTTCAAGGTTGGAGATGTAGTTGATGTCAAGCTTATCGAG ATTAATGAAAAAGGACAACTTCGTCTAAGTCGAAAAGCACTGCTTCCAGTTCCAGATCAGGGTACTGATAATAAATCAAACGAAAGTCAGGGAACAGAGGGTTTAACCTCACAAAAATATACAGACAAAAGTAAACCTAGAAGAAGTTCAAGTACGCCAAAGGTTGATGCCGATAAAAGCTCCGAAGCTACATTTACGAAGAGATATGTTGGGTCCCGCAAAAACGATCCGAAAACGAGCAGCAGCCCACCTGATACGGTTGCATCCGGGGACAATGGAGGTGCACGTGTTAATGGAGAATCTCAAGTTTGA